The Palleronia sp. THAF1 genome window below encodes:
- a CDS encoding ATP-dependent Clp protease adaptor ClpS, with product MTDTDLKPKPKTKTARPPLYKVILLNDDFTPRDFVTKVLKSVFRMNEGEALNVMMTAHQLGASVVAVFTKEIAEEKSQQANDMARDEGYPLAFTTEKE from the coding sequence ATGACCGACACCGACCTGAAACCGAAGCCCAAGACCAAGACGGCCCGCCCGCCGCTGTACAAGGTGATCCTGCTGAACGACGACTTCACGCCGCGAGATTTCGTGACCAAGGTGCTGAAGTCCGTCTTCCGCATGAACGAAGGAGAGGCGCTGAACGTGATGATGACCGCCCACCAGCTGGGCGCATCCGTCGTGGCGGTGTTCACGAAAGAGATCGCCGAAGAAAAATCACAGCAAGCCAACGACATGGCGCGCGACGAAGGCTACCCGTTAGCGTTCACGACAGAGAAAGAGTAA